The following are encoded in a window of Roseimaritima ulvae genomic DNA:
- the secY gene encoding preprotein translocase subunit SecY — MIEKLRIIFSIPELRRKILLTLGLLAIYRIGFHIPLPMIAAPDADAPQGGAADFFEKVSIFAASDLRNATIFGLGIMPYISASIIFQLLGSVWKPLEELKKEGEAGRKKLNEYTRYLTVLICLIQSYLYLSLMLVGGDRIDPDFLIDGSLGVGWQIAAVLVMTCGTVFLMWLGEQIDEYGIGNGISLLIMAGILAQMPQALYELIGNMEYNLVGLGSGTIGVETLIILVVLFVSVVFGVVFITLGQRRIPTQSAKFTRGRRVYGGTRQFLPLRINQAGVMPIIFASSLLMIPGVMLGFLAGRFEGKTSEVLNRTSTTLGDGTSYIYNMMYILLIFFFCYFWTAITFNPKEMSDQLKESGTFIPGYRPGKRTTDHLERVMVRITYVGAAFLAIVAIVPTIVYASLGVPYSIAGFYGGTGLLIAVSVAFDLIQKIDSHLVMRNYRGMLEA, encoded by the coding sequence ATGATCGAAAAGCTTCGCATCATTTTCTCGATTCCCGAACTGCGTCGCAAGATTTTGCTGACCCTGGGTTTGCTGGCCATCTACCGGATCGGATTTCATATTCCGTTGCCGATGATCGCCGCGCCGGATGCCGACGCCCCGCAAGGTGGCGCCGCGGATTTCTTCGAGAAGGTCAGTATCTTTGCCGCCAGTGACCTCCGTAACGCCACCATCTTTGGCCTCGGGATCATGCCGTATATCTCGGCATCGATTATCTTCCAGCTGCTCGGCAGCGTCTGGAAGCCGCTGGAAGAGCTGAAGAAAGAAGGCGAGGCGGGCCGCAAAAAGCTGAACGAATATACGCGTTACCTGACCGTTCTGATCTGTTTGATTCAGAGCTATCTGTACCTTAGCCTGATGCTGGTCGGTGGCGACCGCATCGATCCCGACTTCCTAATCGACGGGTCGCTGGGCGTCGGTTGGCAGATTGCGGCGGTGCTGGTGATGACCTGCGGGACCGTGTTCCTGATGTGGTTGGGTGAGCAGATCGACGAATACGGCATCGGCAACGGGATCAGTTTGTTGATCATGGCCGGTATTTTGGCTCAGATGCCGCAGGCTCTGTACGAGCTGATCGGCAACATGGAATACAACTTGGTGGGCCTCGGCAGCGGCACCATCGGGGTCGAGACATTGATCATTCTGGTCGTGCTGTTTGTCAGCGTGGTGTTTGGCGTCGTGTTCATCACCTTGGGCCAACGCCGGATTCCGACACAGAGTGCGAAATTCACGCGAGGTCGCCGAGTCTACGGCGGGACGCGTCAGTTCCTGCCGCTGCGAATCAACCAAGCCGGCGTGATGCCGATCATCTTCGCCAGCAGTCTGCTGATGATCCCCGGCGTGATGTTGGGCTTCTTGGCGGGTCGCTTTGAAGGCAAGACCAGCGAAGTTTTGAATCGCACCAGCACCACCCTCGGTGATGGTACTTCGTACATCTACAACATGATGTACATCTTGTTGATCTTCTTCTTCTGCTACTTCTGGACGGCGATCACCTTCAATCCGAAGGAAATGTCCGACCAGTTGAAGGAAAGCGGCACGTTCATCCCCGGTTACCGGCCCGGCAAACGGACCACCGACCACCTGGAACGAGTGATGGTTCGCATCACCTATGTGGGGGCCGCGTTCTTGGCGATTGTCGCAATCGTGCCCACGATCGTGTATGCTTCGCTTGGAGTTCCCTACTCGATCGCCGGGTTCTACGGCGGTACGGGATTGCTGATCGCCGTCAGCGTTGCCTTTGACTTGATCCAAAAGATCGACAGTCACTTGGTGATGCGGAACTACCGCGGGATGCTGGAAGCCTAA
- a CDS encoding adenylate kinase, with amino-acid sequence MRIVFIGPPGAGKGTQCKRLTERLSIPHLSTGDMLRATLEQQSALGRQIASFINHGMLAPDYLVMRIAKKRLLESDCKNGCLFDGFPRTIPQAQLLDEFLQSLGTQLDLVINLKCQQEELVKRMLKRAMIEFRADDTAETIASRLKVFRTMTEPLLEYYRHRGVLCDVDGMQTPDEVFEQIREMVSVRKHKRAE; translated from the coding sequence ATGCGGATCGTGTTCATCGGACCGCCGGGTGCTGGTAAAGGCACCCAGTGCAAGCGGTTAACGGAACGACTGTCGATTCCGCACCTGTCCACTGGTGACATGCTGCGAGCCACCCTTGAGCAGCAATCGGCATTGGGGCGACAGATCGCTTCTTTTATCAATCACGGCATGCTAGCGCCGGATTACTTGGTGATGCGAATCGCCAAGAAACGGTTGCTGGAATCGGATTGCAAGAACGGCTGCCTGTTCGACGGCTTTCCGCGGACGATTCCCCAAGCCCAATTGCTGGATGAATTTCTGCAGAGCTTGGGAACTCAGTTGGATCTGGTGATCAATTTAAAATGCCAGCAGGAAGAGCTGGTCAAACGCATGCTGAAACGGGCCATGATCGAATTCCGTGCCGATGATACGGCCGAAACGATCGCCTCGCGTTTGAAGGTGTTCCGCACCATGACCGAACCGCTGCTGGAGTACTACCGGCATCGTGGCGTGCTGTGCGACGTGGACGGGATGCAAACGCCCGACGAAGTGTTTGAGCAGATTCGGGAAATGGTGTCCGTGCGGAAGCACAAACGGGCCGAGTAG
- the rplO gene encoding 50S ribosomal protein L15, which produces MNLEDVHRGITKHKPRKRIGRGPGSGTGKTSGRGHKGHKSRSGYSRKPVFQGGAMPMIRRIPKRGFHNKWGVEVFAVNVATLDKAFEDGDEVTLEILSEKHIAKGTFDEVKILGDGELTKKLTVTAHRFSKQAEEKITKAGGTVNRIAPKRTPKERVAALKNEQSS; this is translated from the coding sequence ATGAATCTCGAAGACGTCCATCGCGGCATAACGAAGCACAAACCGCGCAAGCGTATCGGACGCGGTCCCGGCTCGGGCACCGGCAAAACCTCCGGCCGTGGTCACAAAGGTCACAAGAGCCGTAGCGGTTACTCCCGCAAGCCCGTCTTCCAGGGCGGTGCGATGCCGATGATCCGCCGAATCCCTAAACGCGGCTTCCACAACAAGTGGGGCGTCGAAGTCTTCGCCGTCAACGTCGCCACGCTCGATAAGGCTTTCGAAGACGGTGACGAAGTCACCCTGGAAATCCTCTCCGAAAAGCACATCGCCAAAGGCACCTTCGACGAAGTCAAGATCCTCGGCGATGGCGAACTGACCAAGAAACTGACCGTGACGGCTCATCGCTTCAGCAAACAAGCCGAAGAGAAGATCACCAAAGCCGGTGGCACGGTCAACCGCATCGCTCCCAAGCGAACGCCTAAGGAACGCGTTGCGGCGCTCAAGAACGAACAGAGCTCCTAG